The nucleotide window GTCGCACGACGAAGAGGGCCAGCGCGATGGCGCCGACGAGCAGCGGCACCCAGGCCGGGATCGGGGCGTGACCGCCCGCCGACTCTCCGATGCTGCTCAGGCCGTAGACGACTCCACCGAAGCCCAGTGCCGACAGCGGGACCGAGATGATGTCGAGCTGTGCGGGCCGCCGCTCGGTGACATTGCGGACGAACACCCCGCCGAGGACCAGCGCGCCGATCGCGATGGGCAGCACGATCCAGAACATGGCCCGCCAGCTGAGGGACTGCAGGATCAGACCGGACACCGTCGGTCCGACGGCCGGTGCGACGGCGATGACGATGGAGACCAGTCCCATCGTCCGGCCGCGGTTCTGCTCCGGGACGACGTTGAGGATCGTCGTCATGAGCAGCGGAACCATCAACGCGGTGCCGGATGCCTGGACCACGCGCGCGATGATCAGCAGCTCGAATCCCGGCGCGAGGGCGGCGACGAGGGTACCGACGGTGAACAGGGTCATCGCCGCGATGTAGATCGACCGGAGGGTGAACCGCTGCATCAGATAGCCGGTGATCGGGATGACGATCGCCATGGTCAGCAGGAAGCCGCTGGTGAGCCACTGCGCGGTGGCGGCGGTGATGTCGAGGTCGGTCATCAGGGTGGGTAACGCGACGCTGAGGATCGTCTCGTTGAGGATCACCACGAAGGCTGCGACGAGCAGCACACCGATGAGCAGCACGGCGCTGCGATCCGTGCCGGTGTCGGTTCGATTGTCGGTGCCCTGCAGGGCGGCGTTCTCGGTCACTGTCGTTCTTCCATCACGTCGGTCGTCCGGTCGATCACACGACGAAGCTACCGGATCATGGCAGCGTCTGCCAAAGTGGCAGAAAATGACACCTCGACGAGGTGCGCGCTAGGCTCGACGCATGCCAGATTCCTCCGAGACCGGTGGGTTGCGCGCCCGCCGTCGGGATGCGACCCGCATGGAGATCCATGAGGCCGCGGTGGACTTGTTCGAGCGCAACGGTTTCGACGAGACGACGGTCGACGAGATCGCCACCGCCGCAGGGGTCTCGCCGCGGACCTTCTTCCGCTACTTTCCGACCAAGGAAGAGTGCGTGCTCTTCGACCGCTTCGGCTTCGAGCAGGCACTGGACGCGCGTCTGGCCGACATCGATCCCGACAGCCTGGCGCTCGCCGACATCGAGAGCGTCTATCGGGCGCGCCTGGAGGGGTTCGACGACCGCAGCGACGACGTGTCGGCACACTTCCTTCGAGTGCAGAAGCTGGTGCTGGCGACCCCGACCCTGAGCCGCGCGGCACTCGGCCGACACGCCGACACCTGTCGGCGACGACCCGAGTCGCTCGGCGACCGCAGCTCGGCGCGGACCAAGAGTCAGATCCGGATGATTCTCGAGATCGCCAACCTCGAGGTCCAGTGCGCGTTCGAGGAGTGGGTCGAGTTGAACGAAACCGGCCAGGGCCCCTCACTGCTGGACGTCTACGACGATGTCTGTCGTCGTATCCGGGAGTTGTGAGGCGAGGAGCTATCCGATCCGGACGATCGCCGGCGGCGCCCACGACACGTCCCGCGGACCGTACAACCGAAGCATCACTCGGAACTCGTCGGGCGGACACGGGAGCCAGTTCGCCGCAAATGACGGACTCGCGTTCTGGATGAGGAGGGCGAGCGTCCCGTCGCGGCTCGTCCGGAGGCCGGGCGTCCGGTCGGTGATCGCGTGTCGCCCGATGACGTTCTCGCACAGGAGTCCTCGCCGGTGGTACATGGTGAGCGACCAGAAGTGATCCGCAGGGGGCAGGTCGTCCGGCGCGAACGTGATCGAGTAGCGATGTGCTCCGGTCAGGGAACGACCGAGATCGTCCGTCTCACATACCGGATAGACCGCCTCGGCGGCCGGATTGACGTAGATCTGCGAATGGGCCACCGCCGCTCGGAGGAGGTGATCGTCCCCGAAGTCCGTGCCCGACTCGTTGATCGCCCAACCGTTGACGGTGCGGCCGAGCGCCGAGACGTGTTGCGCGATCCGGTCGAGCCCCGCGGCGAGGCCACGGGCGACCAGCGCCCTCCCGTCGCCTGTCGCGTCGTCGGCCAGCGACTTCCGTAAACGTAGCCGTGCCTCGACGACCCAC belongs to Gordonia sp. KTR9 and includes:
- a CDS encoding MDR family MFS transporter; the encoded protein is MTENAALQGTDNRTDTGTDRSAVLLIGVLLVAAFVVILNETILSVALPTLMTDLDITAATAQWLTSGFLLTMAIVIPITGYLMQRFTLRSIYIAAMTLFTVGTLVAALAPGFELLIIARVVQASGTALMVPLLMTTILNVVPEQNRGRTMGLVSIVIAVAPAVGPTVSGLILQSLSWRAMFWIVLPIAIGALVLGGVFVRNVTERRPAQLDIISVPLSALGFGGVVYGLSSIGESAGGHAPIPAWVPLLVGAIALALFVVRQLKLADRGLALLDLRTFAIAPFRLAVVLMAGFMLTLFGALILLPLYLQNVMGKDVLTTGLVLLPGGLVMGLLAPFVGALFDKVGARPLVLPGTVAVSAGTWLLTTLDAGSSLGMVIAAHVILSAGIAFGLTPLMTSALGSLSPELYSHGSATVSTVQQVAGAAGTALFITLMSRGTQSAVDDGVDPLQAGADGIHLAFVVAACLSLVLIAAAALVRGRTGAPKVGVPEPA
- a CDS encoding TetR family transcriptional regulator; its protein translation is MPDSSETGGLRARRRDATRMEIHEAAVDLFERNGFDETTVDEIATAAGVSPRTFFRYFPTKEECVLFDRFGFEQALDARLADIDPDSLALADIESVYRARLEGFDDRSDDVSAHFLRVQKLVLATPTLSRAALGRHADTCRRRPESLGDRSSARTKSQIRMILEIANLEVQCAFEEWVELNETGQGPSLLDVYDDVCRRIREL